AGTGTAATATGTATCCATCATACTAAAAAAACATAACACTACAGTTAAAGGTATATTAAAGGGATTGTATATTAAGACAAGATTGCATGGATATACTCTTTGAATCACTAGTTACAATGTAATAGAGTCATCAACATTTTGTTTAGATATTTCCaagttgtatttgtttggaGTTTGTTTTTTgctcttgtttttaaataatttgctATTAATAACATGAAACCCACACCAGGCACTATAACAAACTGTTACCCAAAATTAACACACAGCCTAGATGGTATAAAAACTTggttacaataaaaaatactaACTGTAACATCGATCTTATTTCTTCTTCTGGAAAGGATTCAGGTTTTTCAGGagtgttttaatttttccttCCTTCTTCTCGTCAACTTCCTCGTGTAGGGTGTATTTCTTCACACCAACTGTTTTAATGATTTCCTCCAAACATTTAGCACCTCTATCAACATTTACAAGAGCTTGGACCAGAACACGTATAGTTGGCCGGACTCTTTGTTCTTCTCTCCATTGAAATAATATATCTTTACATTGTGCCACTAAATCCCGACCATTGTTATACTGTATAATATCTTTTGATGTTATAGGTAATCCTAATTCTAAACCCAGTTGGAAGGATACTACACCTATTACTTGTGCCAGTTTATCTAGTATTTCATCTGTTGGAATTAAATCCATGTATTCTTCATTGATAACtgtaataacaaaaacaatggTATGTATCATTAAGACACAGTGCCCCGCTGCCACTATCACATGTCCTCACTCATTGAACCTTGAAATCAGGGTCAAAATCATAACTcttcatataattttaaagttcCCTCCACAATGAATATGCGTAATTAGTCTTAAGTTGACATGACAACAACTTAATGACAAACTGcattaatcaaaaatttaaccTGAGAACTAATTTCACACTATCacatttctatgttcagtgaaccataAAATCAGGGCCAAtactattattttgaataatatttttcagGTTTACATCGATATCATaatgaacatgtgtactaagtttcaatttgatGTGACCAAAACTTCAAAGTTACTACTTTAACATCACTGCACGCTCAAGGTGACCATTGCAACggttaaaaaaatttgtaagagACGATCAAGTAACATCTGTGCGCTGAAGAAATCACAGCACTCTAGATCAAAGGATGTATGTTACaggttacaaataaaataatgcatGTTACTGGTTATAGATCAAAGGATGCGTGTTATTTGTTACAGATCGAAGAATGCACGTTACTTGTTGAAAAAAGAATGCAAGTAACTGGAAGCATATCATAGAATGCATGTTACTGGTTACAGATCATACTATGCATTTTACTGGTTACAGATCAAAGAATGCATTTTACTGTTACAAATCAAAGAATGCATCCTACTTGTTAAAGATCAAAGAATGAAAGATACTGGTTACAGATCAAAGGATGCATTTTACTGGTTACAGACCATAGAATGCATTTTACTGGTTACAGATCAAAGAATGCATGTGACTGGATACAGAACAAATGATGCATTTTACTGTATACCCGATCAAAGAATGCAACTTACTGTCGATAATTTTGATACAGTATTCCAgggcttgcatttcctatcatgatttctttgatagagggttgctgctcacaaggaagctattaaaccaaaagttccaaatggtgaagttaaaatcattccttcgtttataaatattttgatatgagctcactgatgagtcttatgtagacgaaacgcgcgtctggcgtactaaattataatcctggtacctttgataactataatggaccccatcacaagttggttgtacgttatggaatatccgtttcacagatgataacAGATATGTTCCTAATGTCGTAATTCCAACTCCTTTTCCAGAATGTGACCTACGGTATTAGACTTATAACCAGGTTTGTATTAATATGAGCAACATGACGaatgccacatgtgaagcaggatctgcttacccgagatcacccccagttttcgGTAGGGTTCATTGCTCAGCCATTACTTTTCTATGCTCGTGTACTACTGTTTGTCTGTTGGTCCTATTTTCAGCCAtagctttgtcagtttattttcgacttatctAAGATCTAAGAATGCATTTTAATGTTACTGGTTACTAACCATAGAATGCATTCAAATAGTTCCAGATCAAAGAATGCATCCTACTTGTTACAGATCAAAGAATGCATCCTACTTGTTACAGATCAAAGAATGCATCCTACTTGTTACAGATCAAAGAATGCATCCTACTTATTATCAAAGAATGCATCCTACTTGTTACAGATCAAAGAATGCATCCTACTTGTTACAGATCAAAGAATGATAGAAACTGGTTGCAGATCAAAGAATGCATGTTACTGgttaaatttcacaaaatacTTTCTGTATAAAACACATGCCGGTCCACCTATTTATCAAAGTTTAAACGTGTGTATAAATAGTATTTTAACAGTATCAAGACTAAATCCTATCTTGGCTTCATTGATAATCATGAccagatattttttaaatacataccaCAATGACCTTTTCTGATTCTTTTTAcctacaaaatattttgtaattaataCAAGAATAACCAACATGGTTGGTGTGTTTTGGTTTCTGTCTGTGTCTAAATGTTGTCGACGTTTACCCCACCTGACTTGttaatgatattttatgatCGAGACTTTTGCTCATTTACTGAGTTAACATAAGAATAAATGCCACacatatgtcatattttgtatttcattaatAATTTTGAAGGAAACCAACATGTTCTAAAAGAGACGCGGAATATACCAAATGGACATTCCGAATCataagtctaaatattttttttttgtaacactGATCTTAAACTTTGGACTTATAGGCGACTTACTGGTTCATATGTTGTTTCTCTGCGCAATTTTTACTCACATAAGCATGACTATGAAACTAAGAAAcggaaaaatactaaatactaaacttgttcaaagggtatctacacgtctcaattttcaaaatcggttatctaaaaatactaccatcgctaacatttttaacaataaaaatcgtggttacccttctatcgataagtgtcatgccaaaaaatgacttacatgtccccgtctttccaccaacaatacggtaaggtccacgtttaatggtcgcacattttctttaaattttgaaactgatattacttgaaaaacaaacagtattatttatttactcacatgaaacaaaccgggatgtggtattcagtacgtaggagaaactggaagatatttatcaaaacgcactcaagaacatctgtatcgttttaaaagacctaataaattcaaaagtatcatttaccaacaccttaagaagcacaaccatccttttaaatatttagcagttcaaccttgagaagtagtaaataagcagcctggtgaatcgcattcaaagtttgtacgatcacggaaaataattgaattaaattggattaaaaaattacagacagtttaccctctcggtctaaatgataatatcatgggaattggtaatatatctagaaccaattccgttaacattttggatattgtttctaaaactgttcgtaaaaaccgttctcacggttgtagaacaaatcgcaatcaaagaaaatttcgggccaatcataccaatatttcggacctaatttctatttcaaaaaacaacggcagacattatctgataacaaaactctgttcgttaccggttaataagttaaataaaaatttggaggattgcaacacaatttcatatagcagtcctaagtatgaaagtgttcaaattattaaggcatattgttattctaaattatttcccaaaattgatcgccctgaagatcataaaaaacattttattaaaattaagtatgtcaataaaggctttgattttgtaaatattgctggtatatttaacgaccattctgttaaagaacaaattcctggatattttgacaatactgagctacctcttatttgttatatttacaagaaatctacccggaaatttgtgtttaattatagtcaattgtgtaaagatgttaatatcagtgaaaatacacctacttcatgtaattgcagtaattccgaatatatttatggacccatttcccatgttataacaggagatcttaacatcgttcaagaccgagagttaaaatcatttctcagtaaaggacctaaatatcgtcccccgtcaattattaattggaatgagtgtcgtaatatcatccacgactcactccatacttactgtatgaaatggataaaacgggaaaaagctgacaaaacatctttggactctttttttaattcagtaatgaagatagttgatatacgtattcaacattttaaagaacattttactataaacaataaccacaataaacctatttcgcgtatcaaacataaactaaaagaactagccaaggaatttgtttttgtcccggccgataaagctgctaataatattattattgtttgacgtaaattttacatcgaggttctgaaaaaggaaatcaccaattcaccaacattccaactgactccattttcagaaaacgaaatctgtaacaaacataaacttttagcctccgctttacaagcagagccaaatacaatgaaagttccaactatgtattggcttccgaagctacacaaaaccccttacaaatatagatttatttcgtcttcatgtcattgttcaactactaaattgtctattattcttaccagcacacttggtacaattaaaaaccttataataaattgttcaaataaggccttcgaaaatagtggaataaattacttttggagtgtcaagaactcgttggaagtacttgataaattgcatgcttatattggtgattttgaatctgttcaaagttttgatttttctaccctgtataccacattgcctcacattctcattaagaaaaaattcacacacctaattaaatgggcattcaaaaaatcagaatgtgaatatatatgttcaaactcttttaggtcattttttagtagcaataaacaaaaaaactatgttaattggacatgctttgatactatatatgcccttgaatttttactagataacatttttgttcgctttggggattccgtatatcgtcagattatcggaattccaatggggactaactgtgcaccacttattgcggacctctttttgtattgttacgagttacaatttatgacaaaaataagcaaagacccatcaaaacaatatctgataaacaaatttaataatacttttagatatttggatgatattttggctctcaataatgacgacttcagtatgtatattaatgaaatttatcctggtgaactcactttaaataaacctaatactaacaatgaccactgccctttcctcgatcttgatatctatatcactaacggaaagctgaatactaaaatttatgataaaagggatgatttttcatttcctatcgttaattatccgtttttagatggtgacgttcccttgtcaccatcttacggtgtttatatatctcaacttgtacgattcgctcgtgtatgtaacaatgttttagattttaacgagagaaatttatgtattactgaaaaattattacaccagggttttcgatatcacaaactagtcaaaacatttactaaattttatcatcggtataaagacatcattcgtaaatatagctcaacatgcagactttttatacgttcaggtatttcacatccaattttttatggaaatattctttataaagcacaaaggtgtcagtattcacctcataaacttacaaaacctttgaatagacttattaagaagggatataattacgatactgttgtcaagtcattaaagattgcatactttggcgttaatattgagtcactgataaggtctttgcgtcggaactaaacacatttattctaaaaacagttgttggcatgacacgggttatgttcttctcatatatgttatgatggtatgatactaaaccccttacgggaaggattgtgcctgatgttcatatgatgaaatcataatctttcagtcagtgtaattgaagtctggagctggcatgtcagttaactgctagtagtctgttgttatttatgtattattgtcattttgtttattttctttggttacatcttctgacatcagactcggacctctcttgaactgaattttaatgtgcgtattgttatgcttttacttttctacactggttagaggtatagggggagggttgagatctcacaaacatgtttaaccccgccgcatttttgcgcctgtcccaagtcaggagcctctggcctttgttagtcttgtattatttaaattttagtttcttgtgtacaatttggaaattagtatggcgttcattatcactgaactagtatatatttgtttaggggccagctgaaggacgcctccgggtgcgggaatttctcgctacattgaagacctgttggtgaccttctgctgttgtgttttcttattttggtcgggttgttgtctctttgacacattccccatttccattctcaattttaatgagAAAACAACAGGAACGATTCTTAAAACaatcatcaaatatattctattatTAGTCAACGGTCTTTAACTTTCGTCTTTTGATCAACATGTTTCTATATGTCTTATTCCAAATTTACATTCTTAAGTTACTCTCTAGAAACCAATTTTacataaaacttattttatatatcagtgACCTTGGACTTAAAActattaattacaaaataaataagcttttttttctttttcaatgacTTCTTTCAGTATACCTTTTGTTAAAATTGCAAGTAAACACAAGTGTTCATCCTGAAACTATTTCTTTTTACAcagatttaaaaatgtaatgaatGAAGGTCCTGTAACGTTTAGAAGAGCGTACAGAAATGATGATGTACATAtgccccctcccccttttttggggagcaaaaaaaaaaggatctTTTTAGCCTAAATCCTATACACAATACAAGTTAAGGCGTTTATCAGTagacaaaaaattatgaatttgttTGGTTACCTCTCATTCatctattttaaatgaattctaGAACACACTCGCGACATTGAGGGTCCGTGGCTGAATTAACGTACCTACGCCTTATTTGTAGACTGGACTTTTAGTATTAAAACATTCTGATTATAAGGTGCACAGTTTTATATGCTTTcgaaatctttctgtttgaacctgTTTTAGTTTTCTTTCTTCAACAgaaaactacatgtatcataaacCGGTTTCCGATTCGCCATTAACGTTGCATTCGTGCGGCATCCAGGGTgacattttatcatattttgtatttattttgcacTTATGAGGATGAGACATTTAGGTGagttttattgtattgtatttattcatgTTTTGTGGAAGGTTAACTTTCTGGAAGTAAGTCCTGTCACGGTGATCAGGCTTGGGGAACTGGATAGGcaaatagaattgagaatggaaatggggaatgtgttaaagagacaacaacccgaccaaagagcagaaaacagaaaaaggccaccaatgggtcttcaacacagcgagaaaatcccacaccGGGAGGtgggcttcagctggcccctaaacagaATGTGTACTAATTCAATGAAAACGGACGTTACACTTAACtccaaaatatatatgaatgaactaaaattaaaaaaaaacatacgatactaacaaaggccagaggctcatgaattgggacaggtgcaaaaactCTTCAGAGGGGAAGCACAATCCCTCCTGTTAGCAtggttaggggtttagtatcataccatcacaAGATATAtgagaacataacccgtatcatgccaacaactgcttttagaataaatgtgtttatttccgatgcaaagatcctatgagtgaatcaatattaataccaaaataTGCCATCTTTAATGTCCTGACAACAGTATTATAACTATATTCGTTctgaataagtctgtttaaaggtttggttagcttttgaggtgaatgctGACAttgttgtgctttgtaaagaatattaccataaacgattggatgtgaaatacctgaacgtataagatgtctgcatgttgaattttatttacgaAAGATGTCCTTGTACCAatggtaaaatttattaaaCGTCTTGATTAGTTTGTGATATGGAAAACCCTGGTGTGACACTTTTTCAGCAAAACAGAGATTTCTTTAgttaaaatcaaatgatgattgtggccaagtttggttaaatctGGTCGAGTCGTTTCAgatgagaagatttttctaaaagattactaagattttcgaaaaatagttaaaaattgactattaagggaaataactcctagaggggtcaactgatcattttggtcatctTGACTTATGTGTacatcttactttgctgaacattattgctctttacagtttatgtctatctatattattatattcaagataataaccaaaaacaccaaaatttccttaaaattaccaattcaggggcagcaacctctGGTTTTTGAagtataagccaaaaactgcattttacccctatgttctattttagccatagaggccatcttggttggttaaatttggcccagtagtttcagaggagaagatttttgtaaaagtaaacgacGGACGACGCTGGACGCctagtgatgagaaaagctcacttggcccttcgggctaggtgagctaaaaaaagtatacaaaaacataaaatgacattttgtatAGAAACAAAGGATATAGATTAGccaaaaataaactattaacacagagatatgtctcgccttttttgCAATTATGATAgtaaaatgcaaatgttgaaatttaaaaagcaatACTTTAACAAGTatgttatgcaaatatttaagTCAATGAACCACCACTGAAGATACATTGCTAAACAATCTCTgcaaatgagatgtgccaatgctaatacaactgcaaaccaaataccattgacttatcaTAAGTCGCTCCCTTTAGACAAACCTAAACACAAACATTAGcttgtaaactatgtaaaagtttcaaaatcaatgaaccatgatgaGGGGTTGGGGCTATATAATCTCGATGGAAAAgagatttacaaaaattaatgcCAATCaatttgcataccaaatatcattgacctaacATTAGCGGTTCTTCTTAAGGTAGCACTACAGTCTAAcagcgtatttttaaatattatttgttatcacataattttgaaataagtattattctgcacagtttgtaaaaatccAAAAGTCATTATCATATCACAACAGGGAATAAATTGATAATGAAgttatgtaaataaaagcacatggtaattaatgtaaatatgtaggcATTAAGGAGGGGCTAACATGTCAATCATCTGTTGATGCCAGTGTCCAGCTGTTAATCACTGACCACAAGATGAATAGTGTGGTCTTATCTGATTGTATAATGTGTATTGCCAAAAAGTAATTTATATTACTTTGAAGTAAGCAGAGAAAaggaaaagttaataaaaaggagaaaatcTAAAGGGAAAAATCTAACCAAAATGAACAAAACTATCTATATAAGGATAAGAGTGTGAAAGTATCTTTGAAAGCCTCTGacaaactttaaacttttaAGGTTCTTACTAACAAATAAGAAGACAATGGCTCTGAATCTGTCTTCTCTTAAGAGTTTTAGGGACTTTAACCAACTTTAAGTTTATGTGAAATTTTTCAGTTCCGTAAAACTAAATCATTGTCAGTAAGGGGATGGTCTTGATCTTTTTTGAAACATGTCTtttattgcataattttaatGTTCTAGCTAATTTCatagtatatttctttttaaaatacaaatgaaaatcattcTTTATAGTGATTATAGTGTTTATATACACCTGGTAATTCCTGTTATTCTCTTATCTGGATAGAGGCGGAGCtttgtctatatttaattactACATTACAGATGTTGGTCAAATCTGTGACGTCAAACTCCCAC
The nucleotide sequence above comes from Mytilus trossulus isolate FHL-02 chromosome 5, PNRI_Mtr1.1.1.hap1, whole genome shotgun sequence. Encoded proteins:
- the LOC134719172 gene encoding uncharacterized protein LOC134719172, which gives rise to MDLIPTDEILDKLAQVIGVVSFQLGLELGLPITSKDIIQYNNGRDLVAQCKDILFQWREEQRVRPTIRVLVQALVNVDRGAKCLEEIIKTVGVKKYTLHEEVDEKKEGKIKTLLKNLNPFQKKK